The proteins below are encoded in one region of Acidithiobacillus ferrooxidans ATCC 23270:
- a CDS encoding NADPH-dependent assimilatory sulfite reductase hemoprotein subunit: protein MSINDKALSDVERIKAESQGLRGTLRESLHNPVTGALAEDDVQVIKFHGIYQQDYRDLRAERHQQKLEPLYQFMARLRLPGGVLSGAQWLALGDIARTYGNASLRITSRQSIQFHGLLKPHLRPVLQALDRALLDTVSACGDVNRNVIASSAPQISAFHAEAYGWAQKIAEHLLPQSHAYHEIWLGGQQITAPEEDLLYGSTYLPRKFKIAIAVPPHNDVDVLTQDLGFIAIHEEGRLAGFNVCVGGGLGRSHNKPDTYSRLADVCGFCAPGQVLAIAEAVLITQRDHGDRSNRSHARLKYTVDRMGLDRFMEEVQQRTGFSLAPPRPFHFETSGDRFGWLENDDGTACLTLFIPGGRVADGDIPLLSGLDALARLHHGEIRLTCNQNLLIAGISPAERPVVETVLAEYGLNRLLNLAPVRAHAMACVALPTCPLAMAEAERYLPVFLDRIEALLAEVGLEGEALTVRMTGCPNGCARPYLAEIGLVGKAPGLYDLYLGGDRTGMRLNALYREALDEEALLDALRPLLKRFAGQRWAGETFGDFVRRQDLLPPDPGLPHTGRR, encoded by the coding sequence ATGTCTATTAATGACAAAGCACTTTCCGATGTGGAACGGATCAAGGCAGAGAGCCAGGGGCTGCGCGGTACGTTGCGGGAGAGTCTGCACAATCCCGTCACCGGTGCACTGGCGGAAGATGACGTTCAGGTCATCAAGTTCCACGGCATTTACCAGCAGGACTATCGCGACCTGCGGGCGGAACGCCACCAGCAGAAACTGGAGCCCCTGTATCAATTCATGGCCCGGCTGCGCCTGCCGGGCGGCGTATTGAGCGGAGCGCAATGGCTGGCGTTGGGCGACATCGCCCGCACCTACGGCAACGCCAGCCTGCGTATCACCAGCAGACAGAGCATACAATTTCACGGACTGCTCAAGCCGCATCTCAGGCCGGTGCTGCAAGCCCTCGACCGGGCACTGCTCGATACGGTCAGCGCCTGCGGCGACGTCAACCGCAACGTCATCGCCAGTTCCGCCCCTCAGATCTCCGCCTTTCATGCCGAGGCATACGGTTGGGCGCAGAAAATTGCCGAGCACCTGCTGCCGCAGAGCCACGCCTATCATGAAATCTGGTTGGGCGGCCAACAGATAACCGCACCGGAGGAGGATCTCCTGTACGGGTCTACTTATCTGCCCCGCAAGTTCAAGATTGCCATCGCTGTGCCGCCGCACAACGACGTCGACGTGCTCACGCAGGATCTTGGGTTCATCGCCATACACGAGGAGGGGCGACTGGCGGGATTCAATGTTTGCGTTGGGGGAGGCCTTGGTCGCAGCCACAACAAACCCGATACCTACTCGAGGCTGGCGGATGTCTGCGGATTTTGCGCCCCCGGGCAGGTGTTGGCCATAGCCGAAGCCGTGCTCATTACCCAGCGTGACCACGGAGACCGAAGCAATCGAAGCCACGCCCGCCTCAAATACACGGTAGACCGTATGGGTTTGGATCGCTTCATGGAAGAGGTGCAGCAACGCACCGGATTTTCGCTGGCCCCGCCGCGCCCGTTTCACTTCGAGACTTCGGGAGACCGGTTCGGCTGGCTCGAAAATGATGACGGAACAGCCTGCCTTACCCTCTTCATACCCGGTGGCCGGGTTGCCGATGGTGATATTCCGCTCCTCAGCGGGCTGGATGCACTCGCACGCCTGCACCATGGCGAGATCCGGCTGACCTGCAATCAGAACCTGCTGATCGCCGGCATTTCCCCCGCGGAACGCCCGGTTGTCGAAACCGTGCTTGCTGAATACGGGCTTAACCGATTGCTGAATCTCGCCCCGGTCCGTGCCCACGCGATGGCATGTGTGGCGCTGCCCACCTGCCCCCTGGCGATGGCCGAGGCCGAGCGCTATTTGCCGGTTTTTCTGGATCGCATCGAGGCGTTGCTTGCCGAGGTCGGTCTGGAAGGAGAAGCGTTGACGGTGCGTATGACCGGATGCCCCAACGGGTGCGCCCGGCCTTATCTCGCGGAGATCGGCCTGGTCGGCAAAGCGCCAGGCCTTTACGATCTTTATCTGGGCGGCGATCGGACCGGCATGCGCCTGAACGCACTTTACCGGGAGGCATTGGATGAAGAAGCTCTGCTGGATGCCCTGCGCCCCCTGTTGAAGCGCTTTGCCGGCCAGCGCTGGGCCGGCGAGACATTCGGGGACTTTGTGCGGCGACAGGATTTATTACCGCCGGATCCCGGCCTTCCGCATACAGGGAGACGGTGA
- a CDS encoding chloride channel protein: MENERFVVNHIESTDEQAPQHSWKNILEPPAKGKNKARYFITPVIIGIIVGVLSLVFIDIMDFFTRLSLGVVAHFTPPRSSGFGGGVESRYTSAPGYPFMIPLVEGMAAFISGVLSYFMIKNPGSLGANKAIRAYHENPESLTLKEAFTTLFTSAMVLGSGGPSGREGAVSMVGGSVGVFIAKLLRQKPHEVREALAIGVGAGLGAMFKAPLAGAIASSEIFFKHDFDIETIIPAFAASAAAYLVVATKVGFSPLFRIGVLPVHNFELRYILWFSIFGIFSGLIARFLLWVFYYISDLFKKLKQPIYVTALIGGVLAGCIGLLSSYAIGNGYGWLQLIMDHKISPGVSELTLGIICVILAMSLIAGSGASGGAFSPTVVIGGLSGALFWHFAKVVSPNLNIPIAMFVVVGMMAVFSVAANAPLSTIVMITEMTGSYGVLLPAMLTVGIAMMFGGEHSLFNAQHDHRSASGHTNS; encoded by the coding sequence ATGGAAAATGAAAGGTTTGTCGTGAACCATATCGAATCTACTGATGAACAGGCACCCCAACATAGCTGGAAAAATATACTTGAACCGCCTGCAAAAGGTAAAAACAAGGCGCGATACTTTATTACCCCTGTTATTATCGGAATCATTGTTGGGGTATTATCTTTAGTTTTTATTGATATAATGGATTTTTTTACGAGATTGTCTTTGGGTGTCGTTGCACATTTCACTCCCCCGCGTTCGTCCGGTTTTGGCGGGGGGGTCGAGTCGCGCTACACCTCCGCCCCGGGCTATCCTTTCATGATTCCTCTTGTCGAAGGAATGGCTGCGTTCATTTCCGGGGTGCTGTCCTATTTTATGATTAAAAATCCGGGGAGTCTTGGTGCCAACAAAGCGATTCGCGCTTACCATGAGAACCCTGAATCCCTCACTTTAAAGGAGGCATTTACCACGCTTTTTACTTCAGCTATGGTTCTTGGCTCCGGCGGGCCTTCTGGCCGCGAGGGCGCGGTAAGCATGGTGGGCGGCAGCGTCGGCGTGTTCATTGCCAAGCTGCTCCGGCAAAAACCCCATGAAGTGCGCGAAGCTTTGGCTATAGGGGTCGGCGCCGGGCTGGGAGCCATGTTTAAGGCGCCTCTCGCGGGGGCAATTGCTAGTAGTGAAATATTTTTCAAGCACGATTTCGATATCGAAACGATCATTCCCGCGTTTGCCGCATCGGCTGCAGCTTACCTGGTGGTAGCCACCAAGGTAGGATTTTCGCCGCTGTTCCGCATAGGTGTTCTGCCGGTACACAACTTTGAGTTGAGATATATTCTGTGGTTTTCCATTTTTGGTATTTTTTCCGGTCTGATTGCCCGCTTTCTGTTGTGGGTGTTTTATTATATTTCTGATTTGTTCAAGAAGCTGAAGCAGCCGATCTATGTCACTGCCCTGATAGGCGGTGTCCTGGCCGGCTGCATTGGTTTGTTATCTTCTTATGCCATAGGCAACGGCTATGGCTGGTTGCAGTTGATCATGGACCACAAAATCTCCCCTGGAGTATCCGAATTAACGCTTGGTATAATTTGTGTCATTCTGGCCATGTCCCTGATTGCCGGATCCGGGGCATCTGGCGGGGCCTTTAGCCCAACGGTGGTTATCGGTGGGCTCTCGGGCGCCTTGTTCTGGCATTTTGCGAAGGTGGTTTCCCCTAACCTCAATATACCCATTGCCATGTTTGTGGTGGTCGGCATGATGGCGGTCTTTTCCGTAGCGGCCAACGCGCCCTTGTCTACTATCGTCATGATCACCGAAATGACCGGGAGCTATGGTGTACTTCTGCCCGCCATGCTCACGGTAGGAATAGCAATGATGTTTGGCGGTGAGCATTCATTATTCAACGCACAGCACGACCACCGGTCAGCGTCAGGCCACACCAACTCATGA
- the cysD gene encoding sulfate adenylyltransferase subunit CysD has translation MHTTAEKHVLDAASNHHLDWLESEAIHIMREVAAECAKPALLFSGGKDSLVLLRIAEKAFRPGKFPFPLVHIDTGHNFAEVIEFRDRRIAELGEQLIVRSVEESIRRGTVRLRNPASDSRNAAQAVTLLEAIAEFQFDACIGGARRDEEKARAKERIFSFRDEFGQWDPKAQRPELWDLYNTRIHPGENMRVFPISNWTELDVWQYIAREKLALPSIYFAHERQVIPRNGFLVPLTTLTPAKEGEVIKTQVVRFRTVGDISCTCPVASDAATIEAIIAETAMTKITERGATRMDDRTSEASMEQRKKAGYF, from the coding sequence ATGCATACTACAGCCGAAAAACATGTTCTCGATGCCGCTAGCAATCACCATCTGGACTGGCTGGAATCAGAAGCGATCCACATCATGCGCGAGGTTGCGGCCGAATGCGCCAAACCGGCGCTGCTGTTTTCCGGCGGCAAGGATTCGCTGGTGCTGCTGCGCATCGCCGAGAAGGCCTTCCGCCCCGGCAAGTTCCCGTTTCCGCTGGTACATATCGATACTGGCCACAATTTCGCTGAGGTCATCGAATTCCGCGACCGACGCATTGCTGAACTGGGCGAGCAACTGATCGTGCGTTCCGTCGAGGAGTCGATCAGGCGGGGCACCGTGCGCCTGCGTAATCCCGCAAGCGATTCGCGTAATGCGGCGCAGGCCGTCACACTGTTGGAGGCCATTGCCGAATTTCAGTTTGATGCCTGCATCGGCGGCGCCCGTCGCGATGAAGAGAAGGCTCGCGCCAAAGAGCGGATTTTTTCATTCCGCGATGAGTTCGGGCAGTGGGATCCGAAGGCGCAGCGCCCAGAACTCTGGGATTTATATAATACCCGCATTCATCCTGGCGAAAATATGCGCGTGTTCCCGATCTCCAACTGGACCGAACTAGACGTTTGGCAATACATCGCCCGCGAAAAACTGGCGCTACCTTCGATTTATTTTGCCCATGAGCGCCAGGTCATTCCGCGTAACGGCTTTCTGGTGCCGCTGACCACGCTGACACCGGCCAAGGAAGGCGAGGTAATCAAGACCCAGGTCGTGCGTTTCCGTACGGTTGGCGATATCTCATGCACCTGCCCGGTGGCATCGGATGCCGCTACCATCGAGGCCATCATCGCCGAGACCGCCATGACCAAAATCACCGAACGCGGTGCAACCCGGATGGATGACCGGACATCGGAAGCATCGATGGAACAACGCAAGAAGGCAGGATATTTCTGA
- a CDS encoding DUF2818 family protein yields MTMQDWVLMYIALAFVAANLPWLSNRLFFFRKVAGGKVLRQHLFEWLVMYLVVGIIGMGIEDGLNGHLHAQGWEFYVVTLCMFAVFAIPGFIWRFNLLPILRRS; encoded by the coding sequence ATGACCATGCAGGACTGGGTATTGATGTACATTGCACTGGCTTTTGTGGCCGCCAACCTGCCGTGGTTGAGCAATCGCCTGTTCTTCTTTCGCAAGGTGGCTGGCGGTAAGGTATTGCGGCAGCACCTGTTCGAATGGCTGGTAATGTATCTTGTTGTCGGGATTATCGGCATGGGTATAGAGGACGGTCTGAATGGTCATCTCCATGCGCAGGGCTGGGAGTTTTATGTAGTTACTTTGTGTATGTTTGCTGTTTTTGCCATTCCGGGATTTATCTGGCGCTTCAATCTTTTGCCAATATTGCGCAGATCCTGA
- a CDS encoding sirohydrochlorin chelatase, which yields MTKEAHLLLAHGSRDPEWRLPFEILAADLKAIHPERPIRLCYLELWHPMLTDAIQEEYGRGIRNFRISPLFWSRGRHLREDLPRLVDAVMIPGMHIRIDGPLGLNEEVLRAALTALT from the coding sequence ATGACCAAGGAAGCCCATTTGCTGCTCGCGCATGGGTCCCGTGATCCGGAATGGCGCCTTCCGTTTGAGATCCTGGCGGCCGACTTGAAGGCAATCCATCCGGAACGCCCTATCCGACTATGCTACTTGGAACTGTGGCACCCCATGCTGACCGACGCCATTCAGGAGGAATATGGCCGCGGTATCAGAAATTTCAGAATATCCCCTCTGTTCTGGAGCCGGGGGCGTCATCTCCGGGAAGACCTCCCGCGTCTGGTTGATGCGGTGATGATCCCCGGTATGCACATCCGTATAGACGGGCCATTGGGACTCAATGAAGAGGTATTGCGGGCAGCATTGACTGCTCTGACCTGA
- a CDS encoding phosphoadenylyl-sulfate reductase, with protein MSVGTRIQDVLLLFGELRNAPYAPAVFATSFGAEDMVLTDLIAKHAPWIEIFTLDTGRLPEETYRLMQETRGHYHLPIQVYFPEYGTVERYVREHGPNAFYESQELRKACCHMRKVEPLQRALRGKGAWVTGMRREQALSRQDLAIREWDAAHELPKFNPLADWHGEEVWDYIRHFEVPHSRLHDQGYPSIGCAPCTRAISPGQDIRAGRWWWENPATRECGLHVIDGKLVRAKPVTPQKTSGQI; from the coding sequence ATGAGTGTAGGAACCAGGATACAGGATGTGCTCCTCCTTTTCGGGGAATTGCGCAACGCGCCATACGCACCGGCGGTTTTTGCCACCAGCTTCGGGGCGGAAGATATGGTGCTCACGGACCTGATTGCGAAACATGCGCCCTGGATAGAGATATTCACCCTCGATACCGGTCGTTTACCGGAGGAAACCTACCGGCTGATGCAGGAAACCCGGGGGCACTACCACCTCCCCATCCAGGTGTATTTCCCGGAATACGGGACAGTGGAGCGCTATGTCCGGGAACACGGGCCCAACGCCTTTTATGAAAGCCAGGAATTGCGCAAAGCCTGTTGCCATATGCGTAAGGTCGAACCCCTGCAGCGGGCATTGCGGGGTAAAGGGGCCTGGGTGACCGGAATGCGCCGGGAGCAGGCGCTTTCGCGGCAAGACCTCGCCATCCGGGAATGGGATGCGGCTCACGAGCTGCCCAAGTTTAATCCCTTGGCTGATTGGCATGGCGAAGAAGTCTGGGACTATATCCGTCATTTTGAGGTGCCTCACAGTCGTCTTCATGATCAGGGTTACCCCAGCATCGGCTGTGCCCCCTGCACGCGCGCCATCTCCCCCGGCCAGGATATCCGCGCGGGTCGTTGGTGGTGGGAGAATCCGGCCACCAGAGAGTGCGGCCTGCATGTCATTGACGGCAAACTGGTCCGCGCCAAGCCAGTAACACCACAAAAAACTTCAGGACAAATATGA
- a CDS encoding sulfate adenylyltransferase subunit 1 produces the protein MSATIPKQFFQELTRERGLLRFITAGSVDDGKSTLIGRLLFDSKGIFADQLDAISHARHRRTIGDAIDLSLLTDGLEAEREQGITIDVAYRYFATPRRKFIIADTPGHEQYTRNMVTGASTADAVVILIDVSKVKMGEDGSVELLVQTKRHSTIAHLLQIEHVVVAVNKMDLVHYDQAVYDRIVQAYREFAQRLGLKDIRTIPLSALAGDNVVTAGDRMPWYQGPTLIELLESLSVYDACHDEPLRFPVQLVARHNGHEAKDFRGYMGRIEAGKVRRGDRLVVQPGGPAATVKDILILDQSLESAVVGQSVTLLLQEHLDISRGDMLASADRPASLLKTVTADVCWLSEDPLDLRRKYWLKHTTRQVTARVIEINALLDINTQQKRPADALRLNDIASVTLNVQQPLAADAYDAIRATGAFILIDEVTHQTVAAGMIRLDDSGVRNVSER, from the coding sequence ATGAGCGCGACCATTCCCAAACAATTTTTTCAGGAACTGACGAGAGAGCGCGGCTTGCTGCGCTTCATTACTGCCGGTTCGGTGGATGATGGCAAGAGCACGCTGATCGGCCGTCTGCTGTTCGACAGCAAGGGCATTTTTGCCGACCAGTTGGACGCGATATCCCACGCCAGGCACCGTCGCACCATCGGCGACGCGATCGACTTGTCGCTGCTGACGGATGGCCTGGAAGCCGAGCGCGAGCAGGGCATCACCATCGACGTCGCTTACCGCTACTTCGCTACGCCCCGGCGCAAGTTCATCATCGCCGATACCCCGGGTCATGAACAGTACACGCGCAACATGGTTACCGGAGCATCCACCGCTGACGCCGTCGTCATCCTGATCGATGTCTCGAAAGTGAAGATGGGCGAGGATGGCAGCGTGGAATTACTGGTGCAAACCAAGCGCCATTCGACCATCGCCCACCTGTTGCAGATCGAACATGTCGTGGTCGCGGTCAACAAGATGGATCTGGTGCATTACGACCAGGCGGTGTATGACCGTATCGTTCAGGCGTACCGGGAATTCGCGCAACGGCTGGGCCTGAAGGATATCCGCACGATTCCATTGTCCGCCCTGGCGGGCGACAATGTGGTCACTGCGGGCGACAGGATGCCCTGGTATCAGGGGCCAACACTGATCGAACTGCTCGAATCCCTGAGCGTCTATGACGCATGCCATGACGAACCGCTGCGTTTTCCGGTACAACTGGTGGCGCGCCACAACGGCCACGAAGCCAAGGACTTCCGCGGTTATATGGGCCGCATCGAAGCCGGGAAAGTCCGCAGGGGTGACCGGTTGGTGGTGCAACCAGGAGGACCGGCGGCGACCGTGAAAGACATTCTGATACTCGATCAATCGCTGGAATCGGCCGTCGTCGGCCAATCGGTAACGCTGTTGCTGCAGGAACACCTGGATATTTCGCGTGGCGACATGCTCGCGTCCGCCGATCGTCCGGCCAGCCTGCTCAAAACCGTCACCGCCGACGTCTGCTGGTTGTCGGAGGATCCGCTTGATCTGCGTCGCAAGTACTGGCTGAAACACACGACCCGGCAAGTCACGGCGCGCGTCATAGAAATCAATGCGTTGCTCGATATCAACACGCAACAGAAGCGTCCGGCCGATGCCTTGCGGCTGAATGACATCGCCAGCGTCACGCTGAATGTGCAGCAGCCGCTCGCCGCTGATGCATATGACGCCATTCGCGCGACCGGAGCGTTTATTTTGATCGACGAAGTGACACATCAAACCGTTGCGGCCGGGATGATCCGTCTCGACGATTCCGGGGTGAGGAATGTATCCGAACGTTAA
- a CDS encoding diflavin oxidoreductase translates to MELIRQSDFLLDPRKQEDLRRFAEGMTREQLLWSSGYLTGFGESAPASKIQEDIGEKITILFGTETGNAKRLAELLAARAQAMGVQTSIQDMLTYGRAQLRRDRVIVLIVSTHGDGEPPDSARMLLASLTDGPVPDLHGSRFAILALGDASYPKFCQAGKAFDIALASAGAERLLPRVDCDVDYERDAMYWMEQVLGALTTGKSSPAVPFPAPVPKQGYSSHATFPAVLLGKVNLSGRGSDREVWHLELDLDGSGLHYAPGDIVSVAPSNPPQLVEELLDRLELDHKASVRTRQGEMPLVEALAAHYEITRITWPFLERYARLSDAKALQSAIAGRDVNGLDTWTDGREVIDIVGQYPVKGLSAQSFADCLRPLPPRRYSIASSLLAVPGEVHLTVAAIRYSSHGRERLGVASTFLADRVAIGRPVPIFIEPNAEFRLPEDSGQAMIMIGAGTGVAPFRSFLQEREALGAAGNNWLFFGDRHFSTDFLYQREWLRWLRDGRLTRLDVAFSRDQERKIYVQDRLRERAGDVFAWLEEGAAVYVCGAEAMGRAVHQSLVDIVQSAGRTQVQAEEYILELKQTGRYHRDVY, encoded by the coding sequence ATGGAATTGATCCGACAATCAGACTTTCTACTGGACCCGCGAAAGCAGGAGGACCTGCGACGTTTCGCGGAGGGCATGACTCGCGAACAATTGCTGTGGTCCAGCGGCTATTTGACGGGTTTTGGGGAAAGTGCGCCTGCCTCAAAAATACAAGAAGACATTGGAGAAAAGATCACCATACTGTTTGGCACGGAAACCGGTAATGCCAAGCGGTTGGCGGAACTTTTGGCGGCCAGGGCCCAGGCGATGGGTGTGCAAACCAGCATTCAGGACATGTTGACGTATGGTCGTGCACAATTGCGCCGGGATCGCGTCATCGTGCTTATTGTCAGTACGCATGGGGATGGTGAGCCACCAGACAGTGCCCGCATGCTTTTGGCTTCACTGACCGATGGGCCGGTTCCGGATCTGCACGGCAGCCGCTTTGCCATATTGGCATTGGGTGATGCCAGTTATCCAAAGTTTTGCCAGGCGGGAAAAGCGTTCGATATTGCCCTCGCTTCCGCCGGCGCCGAGCGCCTTCTCCCCCGAGTCGATTGTGACGTCGATTACGAAAGGGATGCCATGTATTGGATGGAGCAGGTCCTGGGGGCACTCACCACCGGCAAGTCCTCTCCGGCAGTACCGTTTCCGGCTCCCGTTCCGAAACAGGGATACTCGAGCCATGCCACTTTCCCCGCCGTTCTGCTGGGCAAGGTGAATCTCTCCGGCCGCGGGTCGGACAGGGAAGTCTGGCATCTCGAACTGGACCTCGACGGATCTGGCCTTCACTATGCACCAGGCGATATCGTGTCCGTTGCTCCGAGCAATCCGCCCCAACTCGTAGAGGAGCTACTCGACCGGCTCGAACTGGACCACAAGGCCTCCGTACGGACCAGACAGGGTGAAATGCCGCTGGTGGAGGCCCTCGCCGCGCACTATGAAATCACCAGAATCACATGGCCCTTTCTGGAGCGTTACGCGCGCCTGAGTGACGCGAAGGCTTTGCAAAGCGCGATTGCCGGGCGAGATGTCAACGGCCTCGACACTTGGACAGACGGCCGGGAAGTCATCGACATCGTCGGGCAATACCCCGTCAAGGGGCTTAGTGCGCAATCCTTCGCCGACTGCCTGCGGCCCTTGCCGCCGCGGCGGTATTCCATCGCCTCCAGCCTTCTCGCCGTTCCGGGCGAGGTCCACCTGACGGTCGCCGCCATCCGCTACAGCAGCCACGGACGGGAGCGTCTGGGGGTTGCCTCGACATTTCTGGCGGATCGTGTCGCCATCGGCCGGCCTGTACCCATATTTATCGAACCCAATGCCGAATTCCGGCTACCCGAAGATTCCGGACAGGCGATGATCATGATCGGGGCCGGAACCGGGGTGGCCCCCTTTCGTTCCTTCCTGCAGGAACGGGAGGCGCTGGGTGCTGCCGGAAATAACTGGCTTTTCTTCGGGGACCGTCACTTCAGCACCGATTTTCTATACCAGCGGGAGTGGCTGCGCTGGCTCAGGGATGGGCGCCTCACCCGACTCGACGTTGCCTTCTCCCGCGACCAGGAACGCAAGATATACGTCCAGGACCGTTTGCGGGAGCGTGCCGGTGACGTATTCGCATGGCTTGAAGAAGGTGCCGCCGTGTATGTTTGCGGGGCCGAAGCGATGGGCAGGGCGGTACATCAATCCCTGGTGGATATCGTTCAGTCGGCCGGGCGCACGCAGGTTCAGGCCGAGGAATATATTCTGGAATTGAAACAGACGGGGAGATATCACCGAGATGTCTATTAA
- the cobA gene encoding uroporphyrinogen-III C-methyltransferase, with product MSREGYGNSGKVWIVGAGPGDPDLLTLKAAALVGTADIIFHDALVNPRILDMARSDTKLVDVGKRGGRPSASQVSIQTRMIHAARQGMRVVRLKGGDPFIFGRGGEECMALWTADIDYEIVPGITSGLAAAACAAVPLTYRSISQSVLFVTGHEAANTSPVDWHRIANAADTLVIHMGIARILEIQNALIAGGRHPDTPVLAMQWATLPQQRHVYARLNDLTDAIHEADLGSPAILIVGEAVRLSQQLSHGINPASDDPFGQRWWYLSAVGSA from the coding sequence GTGAGCAGAGAAGGCTATGGTAATAGCGGGAAAGTCTGGATTGTCGGGGCAGGTCCGGGTGACCCCGACCTGCTGACCCTGAAGGCGGCCGCCCTTGTGGGTACGGCCGATATCATCTTTCATGACGCCCTGGTCAATCCACGCATTCTGGACATGGCACGGTCGGACACCAAATTGGTGGATGTAGGCAAACGGGGCGGCAGGCCCTCTGCTTCTCAGGTGAGCATCCAGACGCGGATGATCCACGCTGCGCGGCAAGGTATGCGTGTAGTGCGCCTCAAGGGGGGCGACCCGTTTATTTTTGGACGCGGTGGTGAGGAGTGTATGGCACTGTGGACGGCCGACATCGACTACGAAATAGTGCCCGGCATCACCAGCGGCCTTGCGGCGGCAGCCTGTGCCGCCGTACCGCTGACGTACCGCAGCATCAGCCAATCCGTCCTGTTCGTAACAGGGCACGAAGCGGCGAATACCTCACCAGTGGACTGGCATCGTATCGCAAACGCAGCCGATACCCTGGTCATCCATATGGGGATAGCCCGCATACTGGAGATTCAGAACGCCTTGATCGCCGGTGGACGGCACCCGGATACGCCGGTGCTGGCCATGCAATGGGCAACTTTGCCGCAGCAGCGCCATGTGTACGCCAGGTTAAACGATCTGACCGATGCCATTCACGAAGCAGATCTGGGTAGCCCGGCAATCCTTATTGTGGGTGAGGCGGTACGCTTGTCGCAACAGTTATCACACGGAATAAATCCCGCTTCTGATGACCCCTTTGGCCAAAGATGGTGGTATTTATCCGCAGTTGGCAGTGCATGA
- a CDS encoding NAD(P)/FAD-dependent oxidoreductase, with translation MRILVVGGGMGGTIFANHLARRIHHEMKTGKARITMLSASHEHVYQPGWLYVAMGRTTPDELVREQQGLLEPGIEFHVDPVEEFHLADNHVQCKSGKVHEYDVIVISTGSRPMPENIPGLKENSINCYTAENAVEFFRQLSDFKGGRIVVTVGLPHKCPMIPLEITFAMHDFIQDRGLLDKTEFYYTYPIGRVHSLENVAKWAAPEFDRMGIQYETLFNMKEVDGKNAQVLSEEGGAVKYDLLVAVPPHKGQEVIEKNGLGENGWIPTNRTSLHMEGEYGKNVIILGDTTNLPISKAGSTTHFEAEVAAENVAAVIKIGRPVRSYDGKVFCFIEAGKDRATYAMFDYQHPPQPKAPTGAVHAFKMAYNQLYWASARGLL, from the coding sequence ATGAGAATTCTCGTCGTCGGTGGGGGTATGGGGGGCACCATTTTCGCCAATCATCTGGCCCGCCGTATCCACCATGAAATGAAAACCGGCAAGGCGCGCATCACCATGCTCTCGGCCAGCCACGAACACGTCTATCAGCCCGGCTGGCTTTATGTGGCCATGGGCCGGACGACCCCGGATGAACTGGTCCGCGAACAGCAGGGCCTGCTGGAGCCCGGTATCGAGTTTCATGTCGATCCCGTGGAGGAGTTTCATCTGGCTGACAATCATGTCCAGTGCAAGAGCGGCAAGGTCCATGAGTATGATGTCATCGTCATTTCCACCGGCTCCCGTCCCATGCCAGAAAACATCCCCGGCCTCAAGGAGAACTCCATCAACTGTTATACCGCGGAGAATGCGGTGGAGTTCTTCCGGCAACTCTCGGACTTCAAGGGGGGGCGCATCGTCGTCACCGTCGGTCTGCCGCACAAGTGTCCGATGATCCCGCTGGAAATCACCTTCGCCATGCACGATTTCATTCAGGATCGTGGCCTGCTGGACAAGACCGAGTTCTACTACACCTATCCCATCGGTCGGGTGCACAGCCTGGAGAATGTGGCGAAGTGGGCGGCACCGGAATTCGACCGGATGGGCATCCAGTACGAGACCCTGTTCAACATGAAGGAAGTCGATGGCAAAAATGCCCAGGTCCTCAGTGAGGAGGGGGGTGCCGTCAAGTATGACCTGTTGGTGGCGGTGCCGCCGCACAAGGGTCAGGAAGTCATCGAGAAGAATGGCCTCGGGGAGAATGGCTGGATTCCTACCAACCGCACGTCCCTGCACATGGAAGGGGAATACGGCAAGAATGTCATCATCCTGGGGGATACCACCAACCTGCCGATCAGCAAGGCCGGCTCCACCACGCATTTCGAGGCAGAGGTTGCCGCCGAGAATGTCGCGGCGGTGATCAAGATCGGGCGGCCGGTACGCAGTTATGATGGCAAGGTCTTCTGCTTCATAGAAGCGGGCAAGGATCGCGCCACGTATGCCATGTTTGATTACCAGCATCCTCCGCAGCCCAAGGCCCCGACCGGTGCGGTCCATGCCTTCAAGATGGCCTACAACCAGCTCTATTGGGCCAGTGCCCGCGGCTTGCTCTAA